From Triticum aestivum cultivar Chinese Spring chromosome 4A, IWGSC CS RefSeq v2.1, whole genome shotgun sequence, a single genomic window includes:
- the LOC123085690 gene encoding uncharacterized protein produces MAGRLVSMLRWPLDLGVLPSQLAALLPSPPSPTSYASLQWDWRPEQLGAAIRRWPELVADVPLVVDAVLWGVVTAVESVALISMMCCFFLFCGCTL; encoded by the coding sequence ATGGCGGGAAGGCTGGTCTCCATGCTCCGGTGGCCGCTAGATCTCGGGGTCCTGCCTAGCCAGCTGGCCGCcctgctgccgtcgccgccgtcgccgacgtCATACGCGTCCCTCCAGTGGGACTGGCGGCCGGAGCAGCTCGGCGCGGCCATTCGGCGGTGGCCCGAGCTCGTGGCGGACGTGCCCCTCGTCGTGGACGCCGTGCTCTGGGGCGTCGTTACCGCCGTCGAGTCCGTCGCGCTCATCTCCATGATGTGCTGCTTCTTCCTCTTCTGCGGCTGCACGCTATGA
- the LOC123085691 gene encoding probable pre-mRNA-splicing factor ATP-dependent RNA helicase DEAH3 isoform X3: MGTERKRKVSLFDVVDETSVSAKLGRAGINGAAAAANPSINRWNGRPYSARYLEILEKRRTLPVWQQKDEFLRVLRDNQTLILVGETGSGKTTQIPQFVLEAEGLSNRSMVACTQPRRVAAMSVSRRVAEEMDVTIGEEVGYSIRFEDCSSHKTVLKYLTDGMLLREAMADPLLERYKVIVLDEAHERTLATDVLFGLLKEVLKNRPDLKLVVMSATLEAEKFQGYFSGAPLMKVPGRLHPVEIFYTQEPERDYLEAAIRTVVQIHMCEPAGDILVFLTGEEEIEDACRKINKEVNNMGDQVGPVKVVPLYSTLPPAMQQKIFDPAPPPLKEGGPAGRKIVVSTNIAETSLTIDGIVYVIDPGFSKQKVYNPRIRVESLLVSPISKASAHQRAGRAGRTQPGKCFRLYTEKSFNGDLQPQTYPEILRSNLANTVLTLKKLGIDDLVHFDFMDPPAPETLMRALEVLNYLGALDDEGNLTSLGEMMSEFPLDPQMSKMLVISPRYNCSNEILSISAMLSDSCCMLSYSDKANGIVSPLCIC; this comes from the exons ATGGGGACGGAGCGGAAGCGCAAGGTGAGCCTCTTCGACGTGGTTGACGAGACCTCCGTATCCGCTAAGCTCGGCCGCGCCGGCATCAATGGTGCCGCCGCCGCGGCCAATCCGTCCATCAACCGGTGGAACGGCCGGCCCTACTCGGCGCGGTACCTAGAGATCCTCGAGAAGCGCCGCACGCTCCCCGTCTGGCAGCAGAAGGACGAGTTCCTCCGCGTCCTCCGCGACAACCAGACCCTCATCCTTGTCGGAGAAACCGGAAGTGGCAAGACCACTCAG ATCCCCCAATTTGTGCTCGAGGCTGAAGGTCTGAGCAACCGCTCTATGGTTGCCTGCACCCAGCCGCGGAGGGTTGCTGCAATGTCGGTCTCTCGGCGTGTCGCGGAGGAGATGGATGTCACAATCGGGGAGGAAGTTGGTTACAGTATCCGATTTGAAGATTGCAGCAGTCACAAAACTGTTCTCAA ATATTTGACAGATGGTATGCTTCTGAGAGAAGCAATGGCAGACCCACTTTTAGAGAGGTACAAGGTGATTGTTCTTGACGAGGCTCATGAGCGCACGTTGGCAACGGATGTTCTGTTTGGGCTTCTGAAGGAAGTTCTAAAGAACAGGCCTGACTTGAAGCTTGTTGTTATGAGTGCTACTCTTGAGGCAGAGAAGTTTCAGGGTTATTTCAGTGGTGCACCATTGATGAAGGTTCCTGGTAGACTTCATCCTGTTGAGATCTTCTATACACAGGAACCAGAAAGGGACTATCTAGAAGCTGCTATCAGGACAGTTGTGCAGATACATATGTGTGAACCTGCTGGTGATATCCTTGTATTCCTTACTGGAGAAGAGGAGATTGAGGATGCGTGTCGGAAAATAAACAAGGAAGTTAATAACATGGGTGATCAGGTTGGCCCAGTTAAAGTCGTGCCATTGTACTCTACTCTCCCCCCTGCAATGCAGCAGAAGATTTTTGACCCTGCTCCACCTCCATTGAAAGAGGGAGGTCCTGCTGGAAGGAAAATTGTTGTGTCCACAAACATTGCTGAGACATCCCTAACCATCGATGGTATAGTGTATGTTATAGATCCAGGGTTTTCCAAACAGAAGGTTTACAATCCAAGGATAAGGGTGGAATCCCTTTTGGTGTCTCCAATTTCCAAGGCAAGTGCGCATCAGAGAGCTGGTCGTGCTGGAAGAACACAGCCTGGGAAGTGCTTCAGGTTGTACACAGAGAAGAGTTTTAATGGTGATTTACAGCCTCAGACCTACCCAGAAATTCTTCGGTCAAACCTGGCGAATACAGTTCTTACTCTGAAGAAGCTTGGAATTGATGATTTGGTGCATTTTGACTTCATGGATCCTCCTGCACCCGAAACTCTAATGAGGGCCTTGGAAGTTCTGAACTACTTGGGGGCACTCGACGATGAAGGCAACTTAACATCTTTAGGTGAAATGATGAGTGAGTTCCCCTTAGACCCACAGATGTCAAAGATGCTTGTCATCAGTCCAAGGTACAACTGTTCAAATGAGATCCTCTCAATATCTGCCATGCTATCAG ATAGTTGCTGTATGTTGAGTTATTCTGACAAAGCAAATGGTATCGTCTCGCCTCTTTGCATCTGCTGA
- the LOC123085691 gene encoding probable pre-mRNA-splicing factor ATP-dependent RNA helicase DEAH3 isoform X1, whose amino-acid sequence MGTERKRKVSLFDVVDETSVSAKLGRAGINGAAAAANPSINRWNGRPYSARYLEILEKRRTLPVWQQKDEFLRVLRDNQTLILVGETGSGKTTQIPQFVLEAEGLSNRSMVACTQPRRVAAMSVSRRVAEEMDVTIGEEVGYSIRFEDCSSHKTVLKYLTDGMLLREAMADPLLERYKVIVLDEAHERTLATDVLFGLLKEVLKNRPDLKLVVMSATLEAEKFQGYFSGAPLMKVPGRLHPVEIFYTQEPERDYLEAAIRTVVQIHMCEPAGDILVFLTGEEEIEDACRKINKEVNNMGDQVGPVKVVPLYSTLPPAMQQKIFDPAPPPLKEGGPAGRKIVVSTNIAETSLTIDGIVYVIDPGFSKQKVYNPRIRVESLLVSPISKASAHQRAGRAGRTQPGKCFRLYTEKSFNGDLQPQTYPEILRSNLANTVLTLKKLGIDDLVHFDFMDPPAPETLMRALEVLNYLGALDDEGNLTSLGEMMSEFPLDPQMSKMLVISPRYNCSNEILSISAMLSVPNCFLRPREAQKAADEAKARFGHIDGDHLTLLNVYHAYKQNNEDPTWCYENFVNARAMKSADNVRQQLVRIMTRFNLKMCSTDFNSREYYVNIRKAMLSGYFMQVAHLERTGHYLTVKDNQVVHLHPSNCMDHKPEWVIYNEYVLTTRNFIRTVTDIRGEWLIDIAPQYYDLTNFPSCEAKRVLERLHNKRERERAASRN is encoded by the exons ATGGGGACGGAGCGGAAGCGCAAGGTGAGCCTCTTCGACGTGGTTGACGAGACCTCCGTATCCGCTAAGCTCGGCCGCGCCGGCATCAATGGTGCCGCCGCCGCGGCCAATCCGTCCATCAACCGGTGGAACGGCCGGCCCTACTCGGCGCGGTACCTAGAGATCCTCGAGAAGCGCCGCACGCTCCCCGTCTGGCAGCAGAAGGACGAGTTCCTCCGCGTCCTCCGCGACAACCAGACCCTCATCCTTGTCGGAGAAACCGGAAGTGGCAAGACCACTCAG ATCCCCCAATTTGTGCTCGAGGCTGAAGGTCTGAGCAACCGCTCTATGGTTGCCTGCACCCAGCCGCGGAGGGTTGCTGCAATGTCGGTCTCTCGGCGTGTCGCGGAGGAGATGGATGTCACAATCGGGGAGGAAGTTGGTTACAGTATCCGATTTGAAGATTGCAGCAGTCACAAAACTGTTCTCAA ATATTTGACAGATGGTATGCTTCTGAGAGAAGCAATGGCAGACCCACTTTTAGAGAGGTACAAGGTGATTGTTCTTGACGAGGCTCATGAGCGCACGTTGGCAACGGATGTTCTGTTTGGGCTTCTGAAGGAAGTTCTAAAGAACAGGCCTGACTTGAAGCTTGTTGTTATGAGTGCTACTCTTGAGGCAGAGAAGTTTCAGGGTTATTTCAGTGGTGCACCATTGATGAAGGTTCCTGGTAGACTTCATCCTGTTGAGATCTTCTATACACAGGAACCAGAAAGGGACTATCTAGAAGCTGCTATCAGGACAGTTGTGCAGATACATATGTGTGAACCTGCTGGTGATATCCTTGTATTCCTTACTGGAGAAGAGGAGATTGAGGATGCGTGTCGGAAAATAAACAAGGAAGTTAATAACATGGGTGATCAGGTTGGCCCAGTTAAAGTCGTGCCATTGTACTCTACTCTCCCCCCTGCAATGCAGCAGAAGATTTTTGACCCTGCTCCACCTCCATTGAAAGAGGGAGGTCCTGCTGGAAGGAAAATTGTTGTGTCCACAAACATTGCTGAGACATCCCTAACCATCGATGGTATAGTGTATGTTATAGATCCAGGGTTTTCCAAACAGAAGGTTTACAATCCAAGGATAAGGGTGGAATCCCTTTTGGTGTCTCCAATTTCCAAGGCAAGTGCGCATCAGAGAGCTGGTCGTGCTGGAAGAACACAGCCTGGGAAGTGCTTCAGGTTGTACACAGAGAAGAGTTTTAATGGTGATTTACAGCCTCAGACCTACCCAGAAATTCTTCGGTCAAACCTGGCGAATACAGTTCTTACTCTGAAGAAGCTTGGAATTGATGATTTGGTGCATTTTGACTTCATGGATCCTCCTGCACCCGAAACTCTAATGAGGGCCTTGGAAGTTCTGAACTACTTGGGGGCACTCGACGATGAAGGCAACTTAACATCTTTAGGTGAAATGATGAGTGAGTTCCCCTTAGACCCACAGATGTCAAAGATGCTTGTCATCAGTCCAAGGTACAACTGTTCAAATGAGATCCTCTCAATATCTGCCATGCTATCAG TACCCAATTGCTTTCTCCGGCCTAGGGAGGCACAAAAGGCTGCTGATGAGGCGAAGGCTCGATTTGGGCACATCGATGGGGATCATCTGACACTTTTGAACGTGTACCATGCATACAAGCAAAACA ATGAGGATCCTACATGGTGTTATGAGAATTTTGTCAATGCCCGGGCGATGAAGTCTGCTGATAATGTTAGACAACAACTTGTGCGCATCATGACCAGATTCAACCTCAAGATGTGCAGTACAGACTTCAACAGTCGTGAGTACTATGTCAACATCAGGAAAGCAATGCTTTCAGGGTACTTTATGCAGGTTGCTCATCTGGAGCGAACTGGGCATTACTTGACCGTTAAGGATAATCAG GTTGTCCATCTTCATCCCTCGAATTGCATGGACCATAAGCCGGAATGGGTCATCTACAATGAATATGTTTTGACCACCAGGAATTTCATCCGCACAGTCACCGATATCCGTGGAGAGTG GCTGATCGATATAGCTCCACAGTACTATGATCTGACCAATTTCCCATCATGTGAGGCCAAGCGTGTTCTTGAGAGGCTACACAataagagggagagggaaagagctGCTAGTAGGAACTGA
- the LOC123085691 gene encoding probable pre-mRNA-splicing factor ATP-dependent RNA helicase DEAH3 isoform X4 yields MGTERKRKVSLFDVVDETSVSAKLGRAGINGAAAAANPSINRWNGRPYSARYLEILEKRRTLPVWQQKDEFLRVLRDNQTLILVGETGSGKTTQIPQFVLEAEGLSNRSMVACTQPRRVAAMSVSRRVAEEMDVTIGEEVGYSIRFEDCSSHKTVLKYLTDGMLLREAMADPLLERYKVIVLDEAHERTLATDVLFGLLKEVLKNRPDLKLVVMSATLEAEKFQGYFSGAPLMKVPGRLHPVEIFYTQEPERDYLEAAIRTVVQIHMCEPAGDILVFLTGEEEIEDACRKINKEVNNMGDQVGPVKVVPLYSTLPPAMQQKIFDPAPPPLKEGGPAGRKIVVSTNIAETSLTIDGIVYVIDPGFSKQKVYNPRIRVESLLVSPISKASAHQRAGRAGRTQPGKCFRLYTEKSFNGDLQPQTYPEILRSNLANTVLTLKKLGIDDLVHFDFMDPPAPETLMRALEVLNYLGALDDEGNLTSLGEMMSEFPLDPQMSKMLVISPRYNCSNEILSISAMLSVPNCFLRPREAQKAADEAKARFGHIDGDHLTLLNVYHAYKQNNEDPTWCYENFVNARAMKSADNVRQQLVRIMTRFNLKMCSTDFNSREYYVNIRKAMLSGYFMQVAHLERTGHYLTVKDNQVVHLHPSNCMDHKPEWVIYNEYVLTTRNFIRTVTDIRGEWLIDIAPQYYDLTNFPSSPPKALDITVGLHHCHDIFHVVVFQYCGW; encoded by the exons ATGGGGACGGAGCGGAAGCGCAAGGTGAGCCTCTTCGACGTGGTTGACGAGACCTCCGTATCCGCTAAGCTCGGCCGCGCCGGCATCAATGGTGCCGCCGCCGCGGCCAATCCGTCCATCAACCGGTGGAACGGCCGGCCCTACTCGGCGCGGTACCTAGAGATCCTCGAGAAGCGCCGCACGCTCCCCGTCTGGCAGCAGAAGGACGAGTTCCTCCGCGTCCTCCGCGACAACCAGACCCTCATCCTTGTCGGAGAAACCGGAAGTGGCAAGACCACTCAG ATCCCCCAATTTGTGCTCGAGGCTGAAGGTCTGAGCAACCGCTCTATGGTTGCCTGCACCCAGCCGCGGAGGGTTGCTGCAATGTCGGTCTCTCGGCGTGTCGCGGAGGAGATGGATGTCACAATCGGGGAGGAAGTTGGTTACAGTATCCGATTTGAAGATTGCAGCAGTCACAAAACTGTTCTCAA ATATTTGACAGATGGTATGCTTCTGAGAGAAGCAATGGCAGACCCACTTTTAGAGAGGTACAAGGTGATTGTTCTTGACGAGGCTCATGAGCGCACGTTGGCAACGGATGTTCTGTTTGGGCTTCTGAAGGAAGTTCTAAAGAACAGGCCTGACTTGAAGCTTGTTGTTATGAGTGCTACTCTTGAGGCAGAGAAGTTTCAGGGTTATTTCAGTGGTGCACCATTGATGAAGGTTCCTGGTAGACTTCATCCTGTTGAGATCTTCTATACACAGGAACCAGAAAGGGACTATCTAGAAGCTGCTATCAGGACAGTTGTGCAGATACATATGTGTGAACCTGCTGGTGATATCCTTGTATTCCTTACTGGAGAAGAGGAGATTGAGGATGCGTGTCGGAAAATAAACAAGGAAGTTAATAACATGGGTGATCAGGTTGGCCCAGTTAAAGTCGTGCCATTGTACTCTACTCTCCCCCCTGCAATGCAGCAGAAGATTTTTGACCCTGCTCCACCTCCATTGAAAGAGGGAGGTCCTGCTGGAAGGAAAATTGTTGTGTCCACAAACATTGCTGAGACATCCCTAACCATCGATGGTATAGTGTATGTTATAGATCCAGGGTTTTCCAAACAGAAGGTTTACAATCCAAGGATAAGGGTGGAATCCCTTTTGGTGTCTCCAATTTCCAAGGCAAGTGCGCATCAGAGAGCTGGTCGTGCTGGAAGAACACAGCCTGGGAAGTGCTTCAGGTTGTACACAGAGAAGAGTTTTAATGGTGATTTACAGCCTCAGACCTACCCAGAAATTCTTCGGTCAAACCTGGCGAATACAGTTCTTACTCTGAAGAAGCTTGGAATTGATGATTTGGTGCATTTTGACTTCATGGATCCTCCTGCACCCGAAACTCTAATGAGGGCCTTGGAAGTTCTGAACTACTTGGGGGCACTCGACGATGAAGGCAACTTAACATCTTTAGGTGAAATGATGAGTGAGTTCCCCTTAGACCCACAGATGTCAAAGATGCTTGTCATCAGTCCAAGGTACAACTGTTCAAATGAGATCCTCTCAATATCTGCCATGCTATCAG TACCCAATTGCTTTCTCCGGCCTAGGGAGGCACAAAAGGCTGCTGATGAGGCGAAGGCTCGATTTGGGCACATCGATGGGGATCATCTGACACTTTTGAACGTGTACCATGCATACAAGCAAAACA ATGAGGATCCTACATGGTGTTATGAGAATTTTGTCAATGCCCGGGCGATGAAGTCTGCTGATAATGTTAGACAACAACTTGTGCGCATCATGACCAGATTCAACCTCAAGATGTGCAGTACAGACTTCAACAGTCGTGAGTACTATGTCAACATCAGGAAAGCAATGCTTTCAGGGTACTTTATGCAGGTTGCTCATCTGGAGCGAACTGGGCATTACTTGACCGTTAAGGATAATCAG GTTGTCCATCTTCATCCCTCGAATTGCATGGACCATAAGCCGGAATGGGTCATCTACAATGAATATGTTTTGACCACCAGGAATTTCATCCGCACAGTCACCGATATCCGTGGAGAGTG GCTGATCGATATAGCTCCACAGTACTATGATCTGACCAATTTCCCATCAT CGCCGCCAAAGGCTTTGGACATCACTGTTGGCCTCCACCATTGTCATGATATCTTCCATGTAGTAGTTTTCCAGTATTGTGGATGGTGA
- the LOC123085691 gene encoding probable pre-mRNA-splicing factor ATP-dependent RNA helicase DEAH3 isoform X2: MLLREAMADPLLERYKVIVLDEAHERTLATDVLFGLLKEVLKNRPDLKLVVMSATLEAEKFQGYFSGAPLMKVPGRLHPVEIFYTQEPERDYLEAAIRTVVQIHMCEPAGDILVFLTGEEEIEDACRKINKEVNNMGDQVGPVKVVPLYSTLPPAMQQKIFDPAPPPLKEGGPAGRKIVVSTNIAETSLTIDGIVYVIDPGFSKQKVYNPRIRVESLLVSPISKASAHQRAGRAGRTQPGKCFRLYTEKSFNGDLQPQTYPEILRSNLANTVLTLKKLGIDDLVHFDFMDPPAPETLMRALEVLNYLGALDDEGNLTSLGEMMSEFPLDPQMSKMLVISPRYNCSNEILSISAMLSVPNCFLRPREAQKAADEAKARFGHIDGDHLTLLNVYHAYKQNNEDPTWCYENFVNARAMKSADNVRQQLVRIMTRFNLKMCSTDFNSREYYVNIRKAMLSGYFMQVAHLERTGHYLTVKDNQVVHLHPSNCMDHKPEWVIYNEYVLTTRNFIRTVTDIRGEWLIDIAPQYYDLTNFPSCEAKRVLERLHNKRERERAASRN, translated from the exons ATGCTTCTGAGAGAAGCAATGGCAGACCCACTTTTAGAGAGGTACAAGGTGATTGTTCTTGACGAGGCTCATGAGCGCACGTTGGCAACGGATGTTCTGTTTGGGCTTCTGAAGGAAGTTCTAAAGAACAGGCCTGACTTGAAGCTTGTTGTTATGAGTGCTACTCTTGAGGCAGAGAAGTTTCAGGGTTATTTCAGTGGTGCACCATTGATGAAGGTTCCTGGTAGACTTCATCCTGTTGAGATCTTCTATACACAGGAACCAGAAAGGGACTATCTAGAAGCTGCTATCAGGACAGTTGTGCAGATACATATGTGTGAACCTGCTGGTGATATCCTTGTATTCCTTACTGGAGAAGAGGAGATTGAGGATGCGTGTCGGAAAATAAACAAGGAAGTTAATAACATGGGTGATCAGGTTGGCCCAGTTAAAGTCGTGCCATTGTACTCTACTCTCCCCCCTGCAATGCAGCAGAAGATTTTTGACCCTGCTCCACCTCCATTGAAAGAGGGAGGTCCTGCTGGAAGGAAAATTGTTGTGTCCACAAACATTGCTGAGACATCCCTAACCATCGATGGTATAGTGTATGTTATAGATCCAGGGTTTTCCAAACAGAAGGTTTACAATCCAAGGATAAGGGTGGAATCCCTTTTGGTGTCTCCAATTTCCAAGGCAAGTGCGCATCAGAGAGCTGGTCGTGCTGGAAGAACACAGCCTGGGAAGTGCTTCAGGTTGTACACAGAGAAGAGTTTTAATGGTGATTTACAGCCTCAGACCTACCCAGAAATTCTTCGGTCAAACCTGGCGAATACAGTTCTTACTCTGAAGAAGCTTGGAATTGATGATTTGGTGCATTTTGACTTCATGGATCCTCCTGCACCCGAAACTCTAATGAGGGCCTTGGAAGTTCTGAACTACTTGGGGGCACTCGACGATGAAGGCAACTTAACATCTTTAGGTGAAATGATGAGTGAGTTCCCCTTAGACCCACAGATGTCAAAGATGCTTGTCATCAGTCCAAGGTACAACTGTTCAAATGAGATCCTCTCAATATCTGCCATGCTATCAG TACCCAATTGCTTTCTCCGGCCTAGGGAGGCACAAAAGGCTGCTGATGAGGCGAAGGCTCGATTTGGGCACATCGATGGGGATCATCTGACACTTTTGAACGTGTACCATGCATACAAGCAAAACA ATGAGGATCCTACATGGTGTTATGAGAATTTTGTCAATGCCCGGGCGATGAAGTCTGCTGATAATGTTAGACAACAACTTGTGCGCATCATGACCAGATTCAACCTCAAGATGTGCAGTACAGACTTCAACAGTCGTGAGTACTATGTCAACATCAGGAAAGCAATGCTTTCAGGGTACTTTATGCAGGTTGCTCATCTGGAGCGAACTGGGCATTACTTGACCGTTAAGGATAATCAG GTTGTCCATCTTCATCCCTCGAATTGCATGGACCATAAGCCGGAATGGGTCATCTACAATGAATATGTTTTGACCACCAGGAATTTCATCCGCACAGTCACCGATATCCGTGGAGAGTG GCTGATCGATATAGCTCCACAGTACTATGATCTGACCAATTTCCCATCATGTGAGGCCAAGCGTGTTCTTGAGAGGCTACACAataagagggagagggaaagagctGCTAGTAGGAACTGA